The Ananas comosus cultivar F153 unplaced genomic scaffold, ASM154086v1, whole genome shotgun sequence genome includes a region encoding these proteins:
- the LOC109705531 gene encoding vacuolar cation/proton exchanger 1c-like, protein MFHSRGNWAYIWTILHPTARPNSPAAWVFALSLIGLAPLAERVSFLSEQIAEYAGPTVGGLLNATCGNAPELIIALLALHNGKLEVLKWSLLGSILSNLLLVLGSSLVFGGFANLGNERPFDRRQSDVCLSLLLLGALCHVMALIFRFITNTSEYKGSSITVLKLSRPCSIVMLLAYAGCLFFQLKTHHQFFEAREDESDEDDDIVSSAPVIGFTSAIVWLLGMTAVIAILSDYVVSTIEAASESWGLPVSFISVILLPIVGNAAEHAGAIIFAAKNKIDITLGVALGSSTQISMFVIPLTLVVAWIKGVPMDLTFGFLETASLVMAILITAFVLQDGNWHYMKGFILFLCYIVVAICFFILKTSPNPTNGGHLDDD, encoded by the exons GCTTGGGTGTTTGCCTTGAGCTTAATAGGCCTTGCCCCTCTTGCCGAACGCGTGAGCTTTCTCAGCGA GCAGATTGCAGAGTATGCTGGTCCAACTG TTGGTGGCCTACTGAATGCGACATGCGGTAATGCCCCTGAGCTGATAATAGCGCTACTAGCACTGCACAATGGTAAGCTAGAAGTCCTAAAATGGTCTCTCCTCGGCTCCATTCTCTCCAACCTTCTGCTAGTCCTTGGCTCCTCACTTGTCTTTGGCGGATTTGCCAACCTTGGCAATGAACGGCCATTTGATCGA AGGCAATCAGATGTATGCTTAAGCCTGCTTCTATTGGGTGCGTTGTGCCATGTCATGGCTTTAATTTTTCGGTTTATCACGAACACTAGTGAGTATAAAGGATCATCGATCACAGTACTCAAGCTCTCAAGACCGTGCAGCATTGTGATGCTCCTGGCCTATGCTGGATGCCTCTTCTTCCAGCTGAAAACCCATCACCAGTTCTTTGAAGCACGAGAG GATGAATCTGATGAGGATGATGATATCGTATCATCGGCACCTGTTATTGGATTTACTAGTGCAATTGTCTGGCTGCTTGGGATGACTGCTGTAATCGCGATCTTATCAGATTATGTCGTTAGTACCATTGag GCAGCATCAGAGTCATGGGGCTTGCCGGTTAGCTTCATAAGTGTTATATTACTTCCTATTGTGGGTAACGCCGCTGAGCATGCGGGTGCAATCATCTTCGCAGCCAAAAACAAAATT GATATCACCTTGGGTGTAGCCTTGGGCTCATCGACGCAAATCTCCATGTTTGTG ATTCCTTTGACATTAGTTGTAGCATGGATAAAAGGTGTCCCTATGGATCTCACCTTCGGCTTCCTCGAAACTGCATCACTGGTTATGGCAATTCTCATTACTGCCTTCGTACTTCAG GATGGAAATTGGCACTACATGAAGGGTTTTATTCTCTTCCTCTGCTACATTGTTGTGGCCATATGCTTTTTCATCCTCAAAACCTCTCCAA ATCCAACAAATGGCGGTCACTTGGACGACGACTAA